The Kitasatospora setae KM-6054 genome contains a region encoding:
- a CDS encoding helix-turn-helix domain-containing protein: MAAHERTLHPERSVRDLFGFHLRRMRKERGLSLADLAAELRHAKTVLADVETAERPIPRGLPAELDEYFDAGGIFGHLFKLAYLEAFPDWSRRFMELEPLASQRREYAASLFPGLWQTEEYGLAALRLGLPRADTEEIERVWSTRAARQSLLHGENPPLVWVVLDESVIRRQVVDPAVMARQIAHVLELADGPHAVVQVLPFSAGAHGVGSSVTLLDFLDAPRVVYAEGYGTGQLLENQAEVQAAALAYDLLQAAALSPEESKPWLRSAMEDLRT; the protein is encoded by the coding sequence ATGGCAGCCCACGAACGGACCCTCCACCCGGAACGCTCGGTCCGCGACCTGTTCGGCTTCCACCTCCGCCGGATGCGCAAGGAACGCGGCCTCTCCCTCGCCGACCTCGCCGCCGAACTCCGGCACGCCAAAACCGTCCTCGCCGACGTCGAAACCGCCGAACGCCCCATCCCCCGGGGCCTCCCGGCAGAACTCGACGAGTACTTCGACGCCGGCGGAATCTTCGGCCACCTGTTCAAACTCGCCTACCTGGAAGCGTTCCCGGACTGGTCACGACGGTTCATGGAACTCGAACCGCTCGCCTCCCAGAGGCGGGAGTACGCCGCCAGCCTGTTTCCCGGCCTGTGGCAGACCGAGGAATACGGCCTGGCCGCTCTCCGCTTGGGGCTGCCGCGCGCCGACACCGAGGAGATCGAACGTGTCTGGTCCACCCGAGCCGCGCGCCAATCCCTGCTCCACGGCGAAAACCCGCCCCTCGTATGGGTCGTGCTGGACGAGAGCGTCATCCGCCGACAGGTCGTAGACCCCGCCGTCATGGCTCGGCAGATCGCCCACGTACTGGAACTGGCGGACGGCCCGCACGCCGTCGTCCAGGTACTCCCGTTCTCGGCCGGGGCGCACGGAGTCGGCAGTTCGGTGACCCTGCTCGACTTCCTCGACGCCCCGCGCGTCGTCTACGCGGAGGGCTACGGAACCGGCCAACTCCTGGAGAACCAGGCCGAGGTGCAGGCCGCCGCCCTCGCCTACGATCTCCTCCAGGCGGCAGCCCTGTCGCCGGAGGAGTCGAAACCCTGGCTCCGCAGCGCAATGGAGGATCTCCGAACATGA
- a CDS encoding DUF397 domain-containing protein: MSTAPRLSPTDLATDRVEWRKSSHSDAQGQGNCVEIAETYATTHGVIAIRDSKNPTGQPLLVTTTAWHTFTTATAAGHFDTP, encoded by the coding sequence ATGAGCACCGCGCCCCGCCTGTCCCCCACCGACCTGGCTACGGACCGCGTCGAGTGGCGGAAGTCCAGCCACTCCGACGCACAAGGCCAGGGGAACTGCGTCGAGATCGCCGAGACCTACGCCACCACCCACGGCGTCATCGCCATCCGCGACAGCAAGAACCCCACCGGCCAACCCCTCCTCGTCACCACCACCGCCTGGCACACCTTCACCACCGCCACCGCCGCCGGCCACTTCGACACCCCCTGA
- a CDS encoding IS5 family transposase (programmed frameshift), whose product MVDDELWARIEPLLPAWPERSPGPRPVDDRLWLQGILFVPYTGITWQQLPLELGFGSGQTRRRRLGRWQEAGAFEALHRILLAELNAAGPIDWTRACVDASHVRAKKGGEATGPSPVDRRKTGSKHHLISDGGGIPFHVITTAANVNDVTQALALVDGVPPVAGRVGHPRKRPDALLGDKGHDSNPNRQELRKRRILPVISRRGEPDIIGLGKLRYVVEQTFAQLHQFKRLAVRWERRLDLHNAFVSLACALICWRRLNNPPS is encoded by the exons ATGGTGGACGACGAGTTGTGGGCGCGGATCGAGCCGCTGCTTCCGGCGTGGCCGGAGCGGTCGCCGGGCCCGCGTCCGGTGGACGACCGGCTGTGGCTGCAGGGCATCCTGTTCGTGCCGTACACCGGCATCACCTGGCAGCAACTGCCGCTCGAGCTGGGCTTCGGCTCCGGGCAGACCCGCCGGCGGCGGCTCGGCCGCTGGCAGGAGGCCGGGGCCTTCGAGGCCCTGCACCGCATACTCCTGGCCGAGTTGAACGCGGCCGGCCCGATCGACTGGACGCGCGCCTGCGTGGACGCCTCCCACGTGCGCGCGA AAAAAGGGGGCGAGGCAACCGGGCCCTCGCCGGTCGACCGCCGCAAGACCGGCAGCAAACACCACCTGATCAGCGACGGCGGCGGCATCCCGTTCCATGTCATCACCACCGCCGCCAACGTCAACGACGTCACCCAGGCCCTCGCACTGGTCGACGGCGTCCCTCCCGTGGCCGGCCGGGTCGGACACCCCCGAAAGCGCCCCGACGCCCTGCTCGGCGACAAGGGCCACGACAGCAACCCCAACCGCCAGGAACTGCGCAAACGCCGGATCCTGCCCGTCATCTCCCGCCGCGGCGAACCCGACATCATCGGCCTCGGCAAGCTCCGCTACGTCGTCGAGCAGACCTTCGCCCAGCTCCACCAGTTCAAGCGCCTCGCCGTCCGCTGGGAGAGGCGCCTCGACCTCCACAACGCGTTCGTCTCACTTGCCTGCGCACTCATCTGCTGGCGACGCCTCAACAACCCACCCTCATGA
- a CDS encoding ArsR/SmtB family transcription factor, whose translation MPDSEGHPAVDEIRLGAVLSALADPLRRRVVRELALAPADTARTCSSFALPVSKATVTHHFRALREAGLIRQVDRGNSRAATLRRADIERCFPGLLALLTAEAATAE comes from the coding sequence GTGCCCGACAGCGAAGGACACCCGGCGGTCGACGAGATCCGGCTCGGCGCGGTGCTGTCGGCCCTGGCCGACCCGCTGCGGCGGCGGGTCGTCCGCGAACTCGCCCTCGCCCCCGCCGACACCGCCCGCACCTGCAGCTCCTTCGCCCTCCCCGTCAGCAAGGCCACCGTCACCCACCACTTCCGCGCCCTACGCGAAGCCGGCCTGATCCGCCAGGTCGACCGCGGCAACAGCCGCGCCGCCACGCTCCGCCGCGCCGACATCGAACGGTGCTTCCCCGGGCTGCTCGCCCTGCTCACGGCCGAAGCCGCGACGGCCGAATAG
- a CDS encoding putative quinol monooxygenase translates to MAQPFTLVGTARPKPERVEELRELLLSFVEPTRAEAGCLEYHFHEKRDEPGVFVFYEAWRTEADLDAHLTLPHMRAFWERRMDYLAEDLTIHFLTMHSPYGG, encoded by the coding sequence GTGGCGCAGCCCTTCACCCTGGTCGGCACCGCCCGCCCGAAGCCCGAACGCGTCGAGGAGCTGCGGGAGTTGCTGCTGTCCTTCGTCGAGCCGACCCGCGCCGAGGCGGGGTGCCTGGAGTACCACTTCCACGAGAAGCGGGACGAGCCCGGCGTGTTCGTCTTCTACGAGGCGTGGCGCACCGAGGCCGACCTGGACGCCCACCTGACGCTCCCGCACATGCGCGCGTTCTGGGAGCGCCGGATGGACTACCTGGCCGAGGACCTGACCATCCACTTCCTCACCATGCACAGCCCGTACGGGGGTTGA
- a CDS encoding ATP-binding cassette domain-containing protein, translating into MSGAARNSGGGDGGGGNGVGVDHPADGHDLIRVHGARVNNLKDVSVELPKRRLTVFTGVSGSGKSSLVFGTVAAESQRLINETYSAFVQGFMPSLSRPEVDVLEGLTTAIIVDQQRMGADPRSTVGTATDANAMLRILFSRLGDPYVGPPPAFSFNVPTVHGAGAITVERGAGTKTEKRTFGRAGGMCPRCEGRGSVSDIDPGQLYDGSKSLNEGALTIPGYKSGGWNYRLYTESGLVDPDKAIDAYSERERHDFLYREPTRMKIAGINMTYEGLVLRIRKSMLSKDRAALQPHIREFVDRAVAFATCPDCDGTRLSADARASKIRGISIADACAMQISDLADWVRELDEPTVGPLLASLGQVLDSFTGIGLGYLSLDRPAGTLSGGEAQRVKMIRHLGSSLTDVTYVFDEPTTGLHPHDIQRMNGLLRRLRDKGNTVLVVEHKPETIAIADHVVDLGPGAGSAGGEVCFEGSVAGLRASGTVTGRHFDDRAALKSEVRTPTGVLEIRGADAHNLRKVDVDVPLGVLAVVTGVAGSGKSSLVHGSLVNGAALAGGAVPDGVVAIDQSPIRGSRRSNPATYSGLLEPIRKAFAKANGVKPALFSANSEGACPTCNGAGVVYTDLGMIAGVATVCEECEGRRFQAAVLEYRLGGRDIAEVLAMSVDTAEEFFRTGDARTPAAHTVLKRLSDVGLGYLTLGQPLTTLSGGERQRLKLAAQMAEKGGVYVLDEPTAGLHLADVEQLLGLLDRLVDSGKSVIVVEHHQAVMAHADWIIDLGPGAGHDGGRIVFEGTPAALVADRSTLTGRHLAEYVGA; encoded by the coding sequence ATGAGCGGCGCGGCACGGAACAGCGGCGGCGGCGACGGCGGTGGCGGGAACGGCGTCGGCGTGGACCACCCGGCGGACGGCCACGACCTGATCCGGGTGCACGGGGCGCGGGTGAACAACCTGAAGGACGTCAGCGTGGAACTGCCCAAGCGCAGGCTGACGGTGTTCACGGGCGTGTCGGGTTCGGGCAAGAGCTCGCTGGTGTTCGGGACGGTCGCGGCCGAGTCGCAGCGGCTGATCAACGAGACGTACAGCGCCTTCGTCCAGGGCTTCATGCCCTCGCTGAGCCGCCCCGAGGTGGACGTGCTGGAGGGCCTGACCACGGCGATCATCGTCGACCAGCAGCGGATGGGCGCCGACCCGCGCTCGACCGTCGGCACCGCGACGGACGCCAACGCGATGCTGCGGATCCTGTTCAGCCGGCTCGGCGACCCGTACGTGGGGCCGCCGCCCGCGTTCTCCTTCAACGTGCCGACGGTGCACGGCGCGGGGGCGATCACGGTGGAGCGCGGCGCGGGCACGAAGACCGAGAAGCGGACGTTCGGGCGGGCGGGCGGCATGTGTCCGCGCTGCGAGGGGCGGGGCAGCGTCTCGGACATCGACCCGGGGCAGCTGTACGACGGCTCGAAGTCGCTGAACGAGGGCGCGCTGACCATCCCCGGCTACAAGTCGGGCGGCTGGAACTACCGGCTGTACACCGAGTCCGGCCTGGTCGACCCGGACAAGGCGATCGACGCGTACAGCGAACGGGAACGGCACGACTTCCTGTACCGGGAGCCGACCCGGATGAAGATCGCCGGCATCAACATGACCTACGAGGGCCTGGTGCTGCGGATCCGGAAGTCGATGCTCAGCAAGGACCGGGCCGCCCTGCAACCGCACATCCGCGAGTTCGTCGACCGGGCGGTGGCCTTCGCCACCTGCCCCGACTGCGACGGTACCCGGCTGAGCGCGGACGCCCGCGCCTCGAAGATCCGGGGCATCTCGATCGCCGACGCCTGCGCCATGCAGATCAGCGACCTCGCCGACTGGGTACGGGAGTTGGACGAACCGACGGTCGGACCGCTGCTCGCCTCGCTCGGCCAGGTACTGGACTCGTTCACCGGCATCGGCCTCGGCTACCTCTCACTGGACCGCCCGGCCGGGACGCTCTCCGGCGGCGAGGCCCAGCGGGTGAAGATGATCCGGCACCTGGGCTCCTCGCTGACCGACGTCACGTACGTCTTCGACGAGCCGACCACCGGCCTGCACCCGCACGACATCCAGCGGATGAACGGGCTGCTGCGGCGGCTGCGCGACAAGGGCAACACGGTGCTGGTCGTCGAACACAAGCCGGAGACCATCGCGATCGCCGACCACGTCGTCGACCTCGGCCCCGGCGCCGGCTCGGCGGGCGGCGAGGTCTGCTTCGAGGGCAGCGTGGCGGGGCTGCGCGCCAGCGGCACCGTGACCGGCCGGCACTTCGACGACCGGGCCGCGCTCAAGTCCGAAGTCCGCACACCCACCGGCGTGCTGGAGATCCGCGGGGCGGACGCGCACAACCTCCGCAAGGTCGACGTGGACGTACCGCTGGGCGTGCTGGCGGTGGTCACCGGCGTCGCGGGCTCCGGAAAGAGCTCGCTGGTGCACGGCTCCCTGGTGAACGGCGCGGCCCTGGCCGGCGGAGCCGTCCCGGACGGGGTGGTGGCGATCGACCAGAGCCCGATCCGGGGCTCCCGGCGGTCCAACCCGGCGACGTACTCGGGCCTGCTGGAGCCGATCCGGAAAGCCTTCGCGAAGGCGAACGGCGTCAAACCGGCCCTGTTCAGCGCCAACTCCGAGGGCGCCTGCCCGACCTGCAACGGCGCCGGCGTGGTCTACACCGACCTGGGCATGATCGCCGGAGTCGCGACGGTCTGCGAGGAGTGCGAGGGCCGACGCTTCCAGGCCGCGGTGCTGGAGTACCGGCTCGGCGGCAGGGACATCGCCGAAGTGCTGGCCATGTCGGTCGACACGGCGGAGGAGTTCTTCCGCACCGGCGACGCCCGCACCCCCGCCGCGCACACCGTCCTGAAGCGCCTCTCCGACGTCGGCCTCGGCTACCTGACCCTCGGCCAGCCGCTCACCACCCTCTCCGGCGGCGAACGCCAACGCCTCAAGCTGGCCGCCCAGATGGCCGAGAAGGGCGGCGTCTACGTCCTGGACGAGCCCACCGCCGGCCTGCACCTCGCCGACGTCGAACAACTCCTCGGCCTGCTGGACCGGCTGGTCGACTCCGGCAAGTCGGTGATCGTGGTCGAACACCACCAGGCCGTGATGGCCCACGCCGACTGGATCATCGACCTCGGCCCCGGCGCCGGCCACGACGGCGGCCGGATCGTCTTCGAGGGCACCCCCGCCGCCCTGGTCGCCGACCGGAGCACCCTGACGGGGCGACACCTCGCCGAGTACGTCGGGGCCTGA
- a CDS encoding HEAT repeat domain-containing protein — MTTEIPLTELDAALWEGLETAHWSSPATMVPRVLHRMALAGPEASPEDCELLHCLVPEPGRPLPSAAPVAVPLLLALARDPGMGAVRAPLTVLLARVLRADSELAARHRPDTLPLLADRDPAVRRAALPLAPDPECLLGLWRIEADPSVRLSLVRALGMTGTTGARAVLAETLTEDHPALYVAAVHASAVLDPDLPVRHLPRLLSLLTDPSLRARFDDVWYVPHRPDALTREHLLWTTYGLLAPHPELQAAFPGHLLAAAERTGDETLRREAVLLARHHTA; from the coding sequence ATGACCACGGAAATCCCGCTGACGGAACTGGACGCCGCGCTGTGGGAGGGGTTGGAGACCGCGCACTGGTCGAGCCCGGCGACGATGGTGCCGCGGGTGCTGCACCGGATGGCGCTGGCCGGGCCGGAGGCGAGTCCGGAGGACTGCGAGCTGCTGCACTGCCTCGTTCCGGAGCCGGGCCGGCCGCTGCCCTCCGCCGCGCCGGTCGCCGTCCCGCTGCTGCTCGCGCTGGCGCGGGACCCGGGGATGGGGGCCGTCCGTGCGCCGCTGACCGTGCTGCTCGCCCGCGTGCTGCGCGCCGACTCCGAGCTGGCCGCGCGGCACCGCCCGGACACCCTGCCGCTGCTCGCCGACCGGGACCCGGCGGTCCGGCGCGCCGCGCTGCCGCTCGCCCCGGACCCGGAGTGCCTGCTGGGCCTGTGGCGGATCGAGGCGGACCCGTCCGTCCGGCTCTCCCTCGTCCGCGCGCTCGGGATGACCGGCACCACCGGGGCCCGGGCCGTCCTCGCCGAGACCCTGACCGAGGACCACCCGGCGCTGTACGTCGCCGCCGTGCACGCCTCCGCCGTGCTCGACCCGGACCTCCCCGTCCGCCACCTGCCCCGGCTGCTGAGCCTGCTGACCGACCCGTCGCTGCGCGCCCGCTTCGACGACGTCTGGTACGTCCCGCACCGCCCCGACGCGCTCACCCGCGAGCACCTGCTCTGGACGACCTACGGCCTGCTCGCCCCGCATCCCGAGTTGCAGGCCGCCTTCCCCGGCCACCTGCTCGCCGCGGCGGAGCGCACCGGCGACGAGACGCTCCGCCGCGAGGCCGTCCTGCTGGCCCGGCACCACACGGCCTGA
- a CDS encoding MerR family transcriptional regulator — translation MRIGDAAAAAGTTPRALRLYEQRGLLPAPDRSSSGQRVYGETDVARVRVIRGLLALGLTLGDLRGHAEAVDLLLADPARRCGANPSGGPIVRHRLAALDAEIARLTRLRTALALAAERPSET, via the coding sequence ATGCGGATCGGGGACGCGGCGGCCGCCGCCGGCACCACACCCAGGGCGCTGCGCCTGTACGAGCAGCGCGGCCTGCTGCCCGCGCCCGACCGCAGCTCCAGCGGGCAGCGCGTCTACGGCGAGACGGACGTCGCCCGGGTCCGGGTGATCCGCGGCCTGCTCGCCCTCGGCCTCACCCTCGGCGACCTGCGCGGCCACGCCGAAGCCGTCGACCTGCTGCTCGCCGACCCCGCCCGCCGCTGCGGCGCCAACCCCTCCGGCGGCCCGATCGTCCGCCACCGACTGGCCGCCCTGGACGCCGAGATCGCCCGCCTCACCCGGCTGCGCACCGCCCTCGCCCTGGCGGCGGAACGGCCGTCGGAGACCTGA
- a CDS encoding MDR family NADP-dependent oxidoreductase: protein MSVPETVHEIRLARRAQGRPVAADLEVVEVPAPQPEEGQVLLRNRWFVLYPGLATLLGDTPPNTPFPSVPTGGTLFGPAVAEVLHAPAGSGLRTGDLVSHVKGWREYAVAEPAELTLLDGVLPDPAAYLAPGSVGYAALALVSPVRPGETVLVTGAGGAVGTLAGQTARLLGAGTVLGTTGSPAKAAALRQLGYDAVLVDERTAPTGDGSDPGSDSDSDSGSGRAERFAEQLAAAAPDGIDVLLDTVGGHQAEAALAAARPGARASLIGVLSGQFADAPGHSGRPAQSVPLRLDAFQLIVRGIRVAGHGSEGHAAAQAAWLPRFGDWLRTGRITFPHTRITGLDQAPRAFQEMTEGRYLGTVLVEL, encoded by the coding sequence ATGAGTGTGCCCGAAACCGTCCACGAGATCCGACTCGCCCGCCGTGCGCAGGGCCGTCCCGTCGCCGCCGACCTGGAGGTGGTCGAGGTGCCCGCGCCGCAGCCGGAGGAGGGACAAGTCCTGTTGCGCAACCGGTGGTTCGTGCTCTACCCCGGCCTGGCGACACTGCTCGGCGACACCCCGCCGAACACCCCGTTCCCGTCCGTCCCGACCGGCGGCACGCTGTTCGGGCCCGCCGTCGCCGAGGTGCTGCACGCCCCCGCCGGCAGCGGACTGCGTACCGGCGACCTGGTCTCCCACGTCAAGGGCTGGCGCGAGTACGCGGTCGCCGAACCGGCCGAACTGACCCTGCTGGACGGGGTGTTGCCCGATCCGGCGGCCTACCTCGCGCCCGGCTCGGTCGGCTACGCGGCGCTCGCCCTGGTCTCGCCCGTCCGGCCCGGCGAGACCGTCCTGGTCACCGGCGCGGGCGGCGCCGTCGGCACCCTGGCCGGCCAGACCGCCCGACTGCTCGGCGCGGGCACCGTCCTGGGCACCACCGGCTCTCCGGCCAAGGCCGCCGCACTGCGCCAACTCGGCTACGACGCCGTCCTGGTGGACGAACGGACGGCCCCCACCGGCGACGGCTCCGACCCCGGCTCCGACTCCGACTCCGACTCCGGCTCCGGCCGTGCCGAACGCTTCGCCGAGCAGCTCGCCGCCGCCGCGCCCGACGGCATCGACGTGCTGCTCGACACCGTCGGCGGCCACCAGGCCGAAGCCGCCCTCGCCGCCGCCCGCCCCGGCGCCCGCGCCTCCCTGATCGGCGTGCTGTCCGGCCAGTTCGCCGACGCCCCCGGCCACTCCGGCCGGCCCGCGCAGTCCGTGCCGCTGCGCCTGGACGCCTTCCAGCTCATCGTCCGGGGCATCAGGGTGGCCGGCCACGGCTCCGAGGGCCACGCCGCCGCGCAGGCCGCCTGGCTGCCCCGCTTCGGCGACTGGCTGCGGACCGGCCGGATCACCTTCCCGCACACCCGGATCACCGGCCTCGACCAGGCCCCCCGGGCCTTCCAGGAGATGACCGAGGGCCGCTACCTCGGCACCGTCCTGGTCGAGCTGTAG
- a CDS encoding GNAT family N-acetyltransferase — MAEVRVRAGRPGDAAELVRLAGQVEQWFGPMVGEPGFHAALEEQLACGSALVATGAAVDGPLLGGLLVGRRPPVCHLHWLVVDAAARGRGVGRALVAEALARCPDGVRTVEVVTFGADHPGAVASGARVFYERLGFSPAEAAAPGPEGGSRQVYRRALSRAESH; from the coding sequence ATGGCGGAGGTACGGGTGCGCGCCGGTCGGCCGGGGGACGCCGCCGAGCTGGTGCGGTTGGCCGGGCAGGTCGAGCAGTGGTTCGGGCCGATGGTCGGCGAGCCGGGCTTCCACGCCGCCCTTGAGGAGCAACTCGCCTGCGGCAGCGCCCTGGTGGCGACCGGAGCGGCGGTGGACGGACCACTGCTGGGCGGTCTGCTGGTCGGCCGACGCCCGCCGGTGTGCCACCTGCACTGGCTGGTGGTGGACGCCGCCGCCCGAGGTCGGGGCGTCGGCCGGGCGCTGGTCGCCGAGGCGCTGGCCCGCTGCCCGGACGGCGTCCGGACGGTCGAGGTGGTGACCTTCGGCGCGGACCACCCCGGCGCGGTGGCCAGCGGCGCCCGGGTGTTCTACGAGCGCCTGGGCTTCTCCCCCGCCGAGGCCGCCGCACCGGGCCCGGAGGGCGGCTCCCGCCAGGTGTACCGGCGCGCGCTGAGCCGCGCCGAGTCGCACTGA
- a CDS encoding DinB family protein produces the protein MSEEPTTSPQNFSPAWAGAEGRTDPPLVGDEREVLLAYLEFHRETFALKCAGVPVERLSELLVPPSGLSLHGLLRHLTGVEQWWLQIQFAGDESVPLLYYSDDDPDQDFERLDGDFEQALATWRAQVATSRRIVAAAPSLDATGIHKATGQPVSLRRILVHLLAEYARHNGHADLLRERADGTTGY, from the coding sequence ATGAGTGAAGAACCCACCACCTCGCCGCAGAACTTCTCGCCCGCCTGGGCCGGTGCCGAGGGGCGCACCGATCCGCCGTTGGTCGGCGACGAGCGGGAAGTGCTGCTCGCGTACCTCGAGTTCCACCGCGAGACGTTCGCCCTGAAGTGCGCGGGCGTCCCGGTCGAGCGGCTGTCGGAGCTGCTGGTGCCGCCGTCGGGGTTGTCGCTGCACGGGCTGCTCCGGCACCTGACCGGGGTCGAGCAGTGGTGGCTGCAGATCCAGTTCGCCGGGGACGAGTCGGTGCCGCTGCTGTACTACTCGGACGACGACCCGGACCAGGACTTCGAGCGCCTCGACGGCGATTTCGAGCAGGCCCTCGCCACCTGGCGGGCCCAGGTGGCGACCTCCCGCCGGATCGTCGCCGCCGCCCCCTCGCTGGACGCCACCGGCATCCACAAGGCCACCGGGCAGCCGGTCTCGCTGCGCCGGATCCTGGTGCACCTGCTCGCCGAGTACGCCCGCCACAACGGGCACGCGGACCTGCTCCGCGAGCGGGCCGACGGCACCACGGGCTACTGA